CTGATTTCAAAGCGTCTTTGGTCCGCGCCAAAGAAATGGTGAAAGATTATCCGGATGATGAAAGGATAGTATTCATCAACGCTTGGAATGAGTGGGCCGAGGGAAACCATTTGGAGCCCTGCACCACTTATGGCCACTTGTTTCTAGAAACCGTTAAAGAAGTTTTTAATGACTAGGGCCTTAAGAGCAATTGCTATTTACTTGCCGCAGTTTCACCCAGTTCCCGAAAACGATGAGTGGTGGGGCAAAGGGTTTACAGAGTGGGCTAATGTAGCGAAGTCAAAATCCAGGTTTCCGGGTCATTACCAACCCCATTTGCCTGCTGACCTAGGCTTCTACGACCTGCGTCTGGCAGATACGCGGCAGCAGCAAGCGGAAATGGCGCGGCAATACGGCATCGAAGGGTTTTGCTACTACCACTATTGGTTCAACGGGCGACGCATTCTGGAGCGGCCATTTCAGGAGGTATTGGCATCGGGTAGTCCCGACTTTCCGTTTTGCCTGTGCTGGGCTAATGAGAACTGGACCCGGCGCTGGGACGGCCAGGATAAAGAAGTGTTGCTGAAGCAAGAGTACGGCGAGCAGGACGACCGAAACCACATGCGCGCTCTGGCCCCAGCTTTTGCCGACGCCAGATACATCCGCGTCGATGGCAAGCCGGTGTTTGTTGTGTACCGCACCGACCTGCTGCCCGATGTGCAGCGTACCGTGGCTACGTGGCGGGATGAAGCGCGGCAGTTAGGCATTGGTGAGCTGTACCTGATGCGCATGAACACTTGGGGCCCGCACCCCGACCCACAAACGTTGGGCTTCGACGCTGCCGTAGAGTTCCAACCTGACTGGCCAAATCTGCCCGAGCGGCAGTACGGCAGCCTGTTCAGTCGGGTATTGAACAAAGCTGGAGTAAAGCCTTCCGCTTACATCAACAACAAAATCGTTGATTACAGTGAAGTCACCCGAGCGATGATGGCCCGCGAAGTGCCGGGCTACAAGCTGTTTCCTAGCGTTACCCCGGCCTGGGATAACAGTGCCCGGCGCAAGGCAGGGGCGGATATTTTCGTCGATTCGACTCCCGCCAAGTACGAGGCCTGGCTGCGCCACATTGTGAAAAGATTCGTTCCGTACTCTCCCGAAGAAAACTTCATTTTCATAAATGCTTGGAATGAG
This genomic stretch from Hymenobacter sp. PAMC 26628 harbors:
- a CDS encoding glycoside hydrolase family 99-like domain-containing protein, which produces MTRALRAIAIYLPQFHPVPENDEWWGKGFTEWANVAKSKSRFPGHYQPHLPADLGFYDLRLADTRQQQAEMARQYGIEGFCYYHYWFNGRRILERPFQEVLASGSPDFPFCLCWANENWTRRWDGQDKEVLLKQEYGEQDDRNHMRALAPAFADARYIRVDGKPVFVVYRTDLLPDVQRTVATWRDEARQLGIGELYLMRMNTWGPHPDPQTLGFDAAVEFQPDWPNLPERQYGSLFSRVLNKAGVKPSAYINNKIVDYSEVTRAMMAREVPGYKLFPSVTPAWDNSARRKAGADIFVDSTPAKYEAWLRHIVKRFVPYSPEENFIFINAWNEWAEGNHLEPCQRWGHQYLEATARVLLAASKDAEA